A stretch of the Mycobacteroides immunogenum genome encodes the following:
- a CDS encoding alpha/beta hydrolase family protein, whose translation MTTIKGLPYYEPDFNADGSLNDATGDGDGGLPAAVANGSITDLFLMSHGWNNSVASARQLYTAMFSLIADQLGADTAGVAVAGINWPSVLLPDDSPDSAPPVPSTGAELAAALAPGFPGQDAQLKKMGELLDEKPQQSAKLIEFHTLAAGLVTTAAQSPEDSGESDIVKGDPLAVFGQAAAMAPKSTGAAQGLGNPFAALWSGAREILRTMSYYEMKNRAGVIGQHGLGPLLGTLSGPGGPPRIHLIGHSFGARLVSYALAGLPEAGTSPVKSLTLIQGAFSHFTFNRQLLFDPGRGPGGLAGLEERVDGPLLSTFTAADRAVGWWYPAASMLARQDAQAGQDPWFRWGAMGHDGYQQDPAATTLELADAGKPYDFQRGRFYRLDANRIIADASQSAFSGAHSDIRHPEVAWAIVSAARATQN comes from the coding sequence ATGACAACCATCAAAGGATTGCCCTACTACGAACCGGATTTCAACGCCGACGGCTCGCTCAACGACGCCACCGGTGACGGCGACGGCGGATTGCCGGCCGCCGTCGCGAACGGAAGCATCACCGATCTGTTCCTGATGTCGCACGGATGGAACAACAGTGTGGCCTCCGCGCGCCAGCTCTACACCGCGATGTTCTCGCTGATCGCCGATCAGCTCGGCGCAGATACCGCCGGTGTGGCCGTCGCGGGAATCAACTGGCCATCGGTGCTGCTGCCCGACGACAGCCCGGATAGCGCGCCACCCGTACCGTCCACGGGCGCCGAGCTCGCCGCGGCGCTGGCACCGGGTTTCCCCGGCCAGGACGCGCAGCTGAAAAAGATGGGCGAGCTGCTCGATGAGAAACCGCAGCAGTCCGCCAAGCTCATCGAGTTTCACACCTTGGCCGCCGGACTCGTCACCACTGCCGCGCAGTCACCGGAGGACAGCGGCGAGTCGGACATCGTGAAGGGCGATCCGCTCGCGGTGTTCGGGCAAGCTGCCGCCATGGCACCGAAGTCGACGGGTGCCGCACAGGGACTTGGCAATCCCTTCGCCGCGCTGTGGTCGGGGGCGCGCGAGATCCTGCGCACGATGAGCTATTACGAGATGAAGAACCGTGCGGGAGTCATCGGCCAGCACGGCCTTGGTCCGCTGCTGGGCACACTGTCGGGACCGGGCGGCCCGCCCCGCATACACCTGATCGGACACAGTTTCGGGGCGCGGCTGGTCTCCTACGCGCTGGCAGGGCTTCCGGAGGCCGGCACCAGCCCCGTCAAGTCGCTCACCCTGATCCAGGGCGCCTTCTCGCATTTCACCTTCAATCGTCAGCTGCTCTTCGATCCGGGCCGCGGGCCCGGCGGTCTCGCCGGGCTCGAAGAGCGCGTGGACGGGCCGCTGCTGTCGACATTCACCGCCGCCGACCGCGCGGTCGGCTGGTGGTATCCGGCGGCCAGCATGCTTGCGCGGCAGGACGCCCAGGCCGGACAAGACCCTTGGTTCCGCTGGGGGGCAATGGGTCACGACGGGTACCAGCAAGACCCGGCCGCGACGACACTCGAGCTCGCGGACGCCGGAAAGCCGTACGACTTCCAGCGCGGGCGGTTCTACCGGCTTGACGCCAACAGAATCATCGCCGACGCCAGCCAATCCGCGTTCAGCGGTGCACACAGCGATATCAGGCACCCGGAAGTGGCGTGGGCAATCGTCTCGGCCGCGCGCGCAACCCAGAACTGA